In one window of Hymenobacter nivis DNA:
- a CDS encoding response regulator, with amino-acid sequence MKILVVDDEPDVPLLFEQRFRHEIRSGALSFAFAHSGEEALDYLQQAHHYSEVVLILSDINMPGMSGLELLRRIKLAHAVPPPTVMMVTAYGDADSYRQAMQLGAQDFLTKPLNFAALRQKLAPLQAA; translated from the coding sequence ATGAAAATCCTGGTAGTCGACGACGAGCCCGACGTGCCGCTGCTGTTTGAGCAGCGCTTCCGCCACGAAATCCGCAGCGGGGCCCTGTCCTTCGCCTTCGCCCATTCGGGCGAGGAGGCGCTGGACTACTTGCAGCAGGCCCACCACTACTCGGAGGTGGTGCTCATCCTCTCCGACATCAACATGCCCGGCATGAGCGGGCTGGAATTGCTGCGGCGCATCAAGCTGGCCCACGCCGTGCCCCCGCCCACTGTGATGATGGTCACGGCCTACGGCGACGCCGACAGCTACCGCCAGGCCATGCAGCTGGGGGCCCAGGATTTCCTCACCAAGCCGCTCAACTTCGCCGCCCTGCGCCAGAAACTCGCCCCGCTGCAAGCTGCCTAA
- a CDS encoding adenylate/guanylate cyclase domain-containing protein: protein MATKILVVDDEPDLELLIKQKFRRKIREGAYEFRFARDGEQALVRVGEWPELDVVLTDINMPGQLDGLALLPRLAAANPVPRAIMVSAYGDMANIRTAMNRGAFDFVTKPVDFADLELTIDKAARQVAQLRQTLRAIQENNILRMYVDETVLNVMTRPDFQITLTASETVAATVVFIDICGFTALAEVLAPADVVTLLNTYFDQAVREIIAQGGHVDKFIGDAIMAVFRGAYHLDRAMDAALAVRAAVQAHPTTLPDGSTYQPQLSIGLNAGEMVSGNIGSASLKRFDYTVIGDAVNLSQRLQAAAKPGQIIITAAVFEQVKESFQCLPLKEIILKHKAKPVMIYEVVA, encoded by the coding sequence ATGGCAACCAAGATTCTGGTGGTGGACGACGAGCCCGACCTGGAGCTGCTCATCAAGCAGAAATTCCGGCGCAAAATCCGGGAAGGAGCCTACGAGTTCCGGTTTGCGCGCGACGGCGAGCAGGCGCTGGTGCGCGTGGGCGAGTGGCCTGAGCTCGACGTGGTGCTCACCGACATCAACATGCCGGGCCAGCTCGACGGGCTGGCGCTGCTGCCCCGCCTGGCCGCCGCCAACCCCGTGCCGCGGGCCATAATGGTGTCGGCCTACGGGGACATGGCCAACATCCGCACGGCCATGAACCGCGGGGCGTTCGACTTCGTGACCAAGCCCGTGGACTTCGCCGACCTGGAGCTGACCATCGACAAGGCGGCCCGGCAGGTGGCGCAACTGCGCCAAACGCTGCGCGCCATCCAGGAAAACAACATTTTGCGGATGTACGTGGACGAAACCGTGCTGAACGTGATGACGCGGCCCGACTTCCAGATCACCCTCACGGCCAGCGAAACGGTGGCGGCCACGGTGGTATTCATCGACATCTGCGGCTTCACGGCCCTGGCCGAAGTGCTGGCCCCCGCCGATGTGGTGACGCTGCTGAATACGTACTTCGACCAGGCGGTGCGCGAAATCATCGCCCAGGGCGGCCACGTCGACAAGTTCATCGGCGACGCCATCATGGCCGTATTTCGGGGCGCGTACCACCTCGACCGGGCCATGGACGCGGCCCTGGCCGTGCGCGCCGCCGTGCAGGCCCATCCCACCACCCTGCCCGACGGCAGCACCTACCAGCCGCAGCTCTCCATCGGCCTCAACGCCGGCGAAATGGTGTCGGGCAACATCGGTTCGGCCTCCCTCAAGCGCTTCGACTACACCGTCATCGGCGACGCCGTGAACCTGAGCCAGCGCCTGCAAGCCGCCGCCAAGCCCGGCCAAATCATCATCACCGCCGCCGTATTCGAGCAGGTAAAAGAGTCATTCCAGTGCCTCCCGCTGAAGGAAATAATCCTCAAGCACAAAGCCAAACCAGTGATGATTTACGAGGTAGTGGCGTAA